Proteins co-encoded in one Pseudomonas fluorescens genomic window:
- a CDS encoding extracellular solute-binding protein, which translates to MRLAFSTLMFTAVALLMGATGVNAAPQHALTVYGEPAKYPANFSHFDYTNPHAPKGGTMRRSAIEIGHFDHLLPYIDKGIGVTQIDGLLYSPLAQRSMDEPYTVYGLVAEKMERSEDGLSLRFFINPKARFADGKPITAEDVRYTYELLMTQGSLRYRTQFADVKGVAIEAPLTVRFDFKSNENRTLPLDIATLPVFPEHWWKTRDFAGGGGYEPPLGSGPYRVGKVDSGRSITFERNPDWWGKDLPVSRGLYNFDHFSIEYFGDTDVARQVLRGGAYDYNREFSATGYSIGYDSPALSDGRLQKAHLATEAPQSAQGFVFNLQKPMFQDRRVRQALAMLWDFEWSNRQMMRNMYIRQQSYFSNSALAASELPDAAELKILEPLRGQIPDEVFTKVFEAPKTDGSGLIRDKQLQALELLEQAGWKPDGDQLVNAQGEPLSFTFLVSQNGMDRLLLPYKRTLKQIGINLDIRRIDSSQYVNRLMSRDYDMIVTGYPVTTSPGGELLNYFGSASANDPGANNYMVLKNPAVDTLINGLIRASTQTDMLHYAHALDRVLQWNYYWIPNYYPPGTSTVWWNRFGIPTVQASNDEAIESWWEMSSTPLTNQQMTAEKISRGRPGGPH; encoded by the coding sequence ATGCGACTGGCTTTCTCCACCTTGATGTTCACCGCCGTGGCTCTGCTGATGGGCGCCACCGGGGTGAACGCTGCACCGCAACATGCATTGACCGTGTATGGCGAGCCGGCGAAGTACCCGGCAAATTTCAGCCATTTCGACTACACCAATCCCCACGCGCCAAAGGGCGGTACGATGCGCCGTTCGGCGATCGAGATCGGTCACTTCGACCATCTTCTGCCGTACATCGACAAAGGCATCGGCGTCACCCAGATCGACGGCCTGCTGTACTCCCCGCTGGCCCAGCGTTCAATGGACGAGCCCTACACCGTTTACGGACTGGTGGCGGAGAAAATGGAACGCTCCGAGGACGGCCTGTCCCTGCGCTTTTTCATCAACCCCAAGGCACGCTTCGCCGACGGCAAGCCGATTACTGCCGAAGACGTGCGCTACACCTACGAATTGCTGATGACCCAGGGCAGCCTGCGTTATCGCACTCAGTTCGCCGACGTCAAAGGCGTCGCAATAGAAGCGCCCCTGACCGTGCGTTTCGATTTCAAGAGCAACGAAAATCGCACCCTGCCACTGGACATCGCCACGTTGCCGGTCTTTCCCGAGCACTGGTGGAAGACCCGGGATTTCGCCGGAGGTGGCGGCTATGAACCACCGCTGGGCAGCGGTCCGTATCGGGTCGGCAAGGTCGACTCCGGGCGCAGCATCACCTTTGAACGCAATCCCGACTGGTGGGGCAAGGACCTGCCGGTCAGCCGTGGTCTGTACAACTTCGATCACTTCAGCATCGAGTACTTCGGCGACACAGATGTCGCCCGCCAGGTCCTGCGCGGCGGTGCCTACGACTACAACCGTGAATTCTCCGCCACTGGCTACTCCATCGGCTACGACAGCCCGGCCCTGAGCGACGGTCGTCTGCAGAAGGCTCATCTGGCCACCGAAGCGCCGCAGTCGGCCCAGGGCTTCGTGTTCAACCTGCAAAAGCCGATGTTCCAGGACCGCCGCGTACGCCAGGCCCTGGCCATGCTCTGGGATTTCGAATGGAGCAACCGGCAGATGATGCGCAACATGTATATCCGCCAGCAGAGTTATTTTTCCAACAGCGCCCTCGCGGCCAGTGAACTGCCGGACGCCGCCGAACTGAAGATCCTTGAACCGCTGCGCGGGCAAATCCCGGACGAGGTATTCACGAAGGTCTTCGAGGCGCCGAAAACCGACGGCAGCGGCCTGATCCGTGACAAGCAGCTGCAGGCACTGGAGTTGTTGGAACAGGCGGGCTGGAAACCCGACGGCGACCAATTGGTCAATGCTCAGGGCGAGCCATTGAGTTTCACCTTCCTGGTCAGCCAGAACGGCATGGACCGATTGCTGCTGCCCTACAAACGCACCTTGAAACAGATCGGTATCAATCTCGACATCCGCCGCATCGATTCCTCGCAATACGTCAATCGGCTGATGAGCCGCGACTACGACATGATCGTCACCGGTTACCCGGTCACCACGTCTCCCGGCGGTGAGTTGCTCAATTACTTCGGGTCCGCTTCGGCCAACGATCCCGGCGCCAACAATTACATGGTGCTGAAGAACCCGGCGGTCGATACCTTGATCAACGGCCTGATCCGTGCCTCGACCCAGACGGACATGCTGCACTACGCCCACGCGCTGGATCGCGTGCTGCAATGGAACTACTACTGGATTCCCAATTATTACCCGCCGGGCACCTCGACCGTGTGGTGGAACCGCTTCGGCATCCCGACCGTGCAGGCGAGCAATGACGAAGCGATCGAGAGCTGGTGGGAAATGAGCAGCACGCCGCTGACCAACCAGCAGATGACGGCCGAGAAAATCAGCCGTGGCAGACCCGGAGGGCCGCACTGA
- a CDS encoding ABC transporter permease, with product MFKLSPLGRRRFERFKKNRRGWWSLWLFIGLFVISLGGELIANDKPLVVSYQGQWYFPVFKRHTEQEFGGQLPFQADYRSDYVQNLIRKDGGWLLFPPIPFSDDTPNYDLNKPAPSPPTSVNWLGTDDQARDVLARVIFGARVSILFALMLTFVSALIGIAAGALQGYYGGWIDLLGQRLLEVWSGLPVLYLLIILSGFVEPNFWWLLGIMALFSWLALVDVVRAEFLRGRNLEYVKAARALGLTDRKVIFRHILPNAMNATLSYLPFILTGAISTLTALDFLGFGMPAGSASLGELIGQGKQNLQAPWLGLTAFFTLALILSLLVFIGEALRDAFDPRS from the coding sequence ATGTTCAAGCTCTCGCCTCTGGGCCGTCGCCGCTTCGAACGTTTCAAGAAAAACCGTCGAGGCTGGTGGTCGCTGTGGCTGTTCATTGGTCTGTTCGTAATCAGCCTCGGTGGCGAACTGATCGCCAACGACAAACCCTTGGTCGTCAGCTATCAGGGTCAATGGTATTTCCCGGTGTTCAAGCGCCACACCGAACAGGAGTTCGGCGGCCAACTGCCCTTCCAGGCCGATTACCGCAGCGACTATGTCCAGAACCTGATCCGCAAGGACGGTGGCTGGCTGCTGTTTCCGCCGATCCCGTTCAGTGACGACACACCGAATTACGACCTCAACAAACCGGCGCCAAGCCCACCGACTTCGGTCAACTGGCTGGGCACCGACGATCAGGCGCGGGACGTGCTGGCACGGGTGATTTTCGGTGCGCGGGTGTCGATCCTGTTCGCCCTGATGCTGACCTTCGTCAGCGCCCTGATCGGCATCGCGGCCGGCGCCCTGCAAGGCTATTACGGCGGCTGGATCGACTTGCTCGGTCAGCGCCTGCTCGAAGTCTGGTCGGGACTGCCGGTGCTGTATCTGTTGATCATTCTTTCGGGGTTTGTCGAACCGAACTTCTGGTGGCTGCTGGGGATCATGGCGCTGTTTTCCTGGCTCGCGCTGGTGGACGTGGTACGGGCCGAGTTCCTGCGCGGGCGCAACCTCGAATACGTCAAGGCTGCGCGGGCATTGGGCCTGACCGACCGCAAGGTGATCTTCCGGCACATCCTGCCCAACGCGATGAATGCCACGTTGAGTTACCTGCCGTTCATTCTGACCGGGGCGATTTCCACCCTGACGGCGCTGGATTTCCTGGGTTTCGGCATGCCCGCCGGCAGCGCATCGCTGGGCGAGTTGATCGGCCAGGGTAAACAGAACCTGCAAGCACCATGGCTGGGATTGACCGCATTTTTCACCCTCGCGCTGATTCTGTCCTTGCTGGTATTCATCGGCGAAGCGTTGCGCGATGCCTTTGACCCGCGCTCATGA
- a CDS encoding microcin C ABC transporter permease YejB, protein MWGYILRRLLLIIPTLVIILLVNFVIIQAAPGGPVEQAIAHLQGIGGASVGGGASETMSGTSRASRGLDPQLIRDIEKQYGFDKPAPERLWLMLKNYAQLDFGKSFFRGATVTDLILQKMPVTISLGLWATLITYLVSIPLGIRKAVHHGSHFDIWSSTAIIIGYAMPAFLFAMFLIVVFAGGTSLNWFPVRGLVSDNFESLSTLGKIADYFWHLVLPVTALVIGGFATLTILTKNSFLNEITRQYVVTARAKGLSERRVLYGHVFRNAMLLVVSGIPQAFISVFFAGSLLIEVIFSLDGLGRMSYEAAVSRDYPVVFGSLFIFTLFGLLIKLIGDLCYTLVDPRIDFAARNA, encoded by the coding sequence ATGTGGGGTTACATACTGCGACGCCTGCTGCTGATCATCCCGACGCTGGTGATCATCCTGCTGGTGAACTTCGTGATCATCCAGGCCGCACCGGGTGGTCCGGTGGAACAGGCCATCGCCCACTTGCAAGGCATAGGCGGTGCCAGTGTCGGCGGCGGCGCGAGCGAGACCATGAGCGGCACTTCCCGCGCCAGCCGCGGCCTCGATCCGCAACTGATCAGGGACATCGAAAAACAGTACGGCTTCGACAAGCCCGCCCCTGAACGCCTGTGGCTGATGCTCAAGAATTACGCGCAGCTGGATTTCGGAAAGAGTTTCTTCCGCGGTGCCACGGTCACCGACCTGATCCTGCAAAAAATGCCGGTGACCATTTCCCTCGGGCTGTGGGCGACGCTGATCACCTATCTGGTGTCGATCCCGCTGGGCATTCGTAAAGCGGTGCACCACGGCAGCCATTTCGATATCTGGAGCAGTACGGCGATCATCATCGGTTACGCGATGCCGGCGTTTCTATTCGCGATGTTCCTGATTGTGGTGTTTGCCGGCGGCACGTCGCTGAACTGGTTTCCCGTGCGCGGACTCGTCTCGGACAACTTCGAATCACTGTCGACGCTGGGCAAGATTGCCGACTATTTCTGGCACCTTGTTTTACCAGTGACCGCATTGGTGATCGGTGGCTTCGCGACCCTGACCATCCTCACCAAGAACTCGTTCCTCAATGAAATCACCCGTCAGTACGTGGTCACCGCTCGCGCCAAAGGCCTGAGCGAACGTCGGGTGCTGTACGGTCATGTGTTCCGAAACGCAATGCTGCTGGTGGTATCGGGTATTCCCCAAGCGTTCATCAGCGTGTTTTTCGCCGGTTCGTTGCTGATCGAAGTGATTTTCTCCCTCGACGGCCTCGGGCGAATGAGCTACGAAGCAGCGGTCTCCCGCGACTACCCGGTCGTGTTCGGCTCGCTGTTCATCTTCACCCTGTTCGGCCTCCTGATAAAACTGATCGGCGACCTGTGCTACACGCTGGTCGACCCACGCATCGACTTCGCCGCGAGGAACGCCTGA